A stretch of the Acidobacteriota bacterium genome encodes the following:
- the trmB gene encoding tRNA (guanosine(46)-N7)-methyltransferase TrmB → MSRPSVRRALKRSGVVLPPRPPRTGPRNLGRVPPPKIFLPGESAEAGVVDFSAIFGRTAPVEMEIGVGKGRFLLGAAAADRERDFFGLEIEAEYAAIVRVRAERAGLTNVRVERLDGKAFVRARLAAGCLAALHVYFPDPWPKKRHHKRRLVAPEWASAAARALEPGGLLRVASDHAEYWAVIDAVLSAEPLFAKLSPEEAGEWSTGTNYELKFLRSGRPIRKAVFRRVTTPASAPSPATA, encoded by the coding sequence GTGAGCCGCCCCTCCGTCCGCCGCGCGCTCAAGCGCTCCGGGGTCGTCCTGCCGCCCCGGCCTCCGCGCACGGGGCCGCGCAACCTCGGCAGGGTCCCGCCGCCGAAGATCTTCCTTCCCGGCGAGAGCGCCGAGGCGGGAGTCGTCGACTTCTCCGCGATCTTCGGGCGGACCGCGCCCGTCGAGATGGAGATCGGCGTCGGCAAGGGCCGCTTCCTCCTCGGCGCCGCGGCCGCGGACCGGGAGCGCGACTTCTTCGGCCTCGAGATCGAGGCGGAGTACGCGGCGATCGTGCGGGTGCGGGCGGAGCGCGCGGGCCTCACGAACGTCCGCGTGGAGCGGCTCGACGGCAAGGCATTCGTGCGCGCGCGCCTCGCCGCCGGCTGCCTCGCGGCGCTGCACGTCTACTTCCCGGACCCGTGGCCCAAGAAGCGGCACCACAAGCGCCGCCTCGTGGCCCCCGAGTGGGCCTCCGCGGCGGCGCGCGCGCTCGAGCCTGGCGGCCTCCTGCGCGTCGCGTCGGACCACGCGGAGTACTGGGCCGTGATCGACGCCGTCCTGTCTGCGGAGCCTCTCTTTGCGAAGCTCTCTCCCGAGGAGGCCGGCGAGTGGTCGACCGGCACGAACTACGAGTTGAAGTTCCTGAGAAGCGGCCGGCCCATCCGGAAGGCCGTCTTCCGCCGCGTCACGACTCCGGCGTCCGCTCCATCGCCAGCAACGGCTTGA
- a CDS encoding isocitrate/isopropylmalate dehydrogenase family protein has protein sequence MVTLVPGDGIGPEITAAVVEILAAAGAPITWERHDAGEVAFRDTGNPLPPDIVASIHRTKVCLKGPVTTPIGGGYKSVNVSLRQALDLYANLRPVKNLPNVASRYGDLDLVVVRENTEDLYSGIEHVVVPGVVESIKIITEKASTRIARFAFEYARTHGRRRITAVHKANIMKLSDGLFLDCFRTVAKEYADIQADDVIVDAACMKLVMNPKQFDMLLLENLYGDIISDLASGLVGGLGITPGANLGTQCAVFESVHGSAPDIAGKGIANPTALLLSATMLLRHIGEDERAARIEKALNAAMADGSAKTRDVGGTATTAAYAQAVIARL, from the coding sequence ATCGTGACCCTCGTCCCCGGCGACGGCATCGGCCCCGAGATCACGGCCGCCGTCGTGGAGATCCTCGCGGCCGCCGGCGCCCCCATCACGTGGGAGCGCCACGACGCCGGGGAGGTCGCGTTCCGCGACACGGGCAATCCGCTTCCACCCGACATCGTGGCCTCCATTCACCGCACCAAGGTCTGTCTCAAGGGCCCGGTCACGACCCCGATCGGCGGCGGCTACAAGAGCGTGAACGTCTCGCTTCGCCAGGCCCTCGACCTCTACGCGAACCTCCGTCCCGTGAAGAACCTCCCGAACGTCGCCTCGCGATACGGGGACCTCGACCTCGTCGTCGTCCGCGAGAACACCGAGGATCTCTACTCGGGCATCGAGCACGTCGTCGTGCCGGGTGTCGTCGAGTCCATCAAGATCATCACGGAAAAGGCCTCCACGCGCATCGCGCGCTTCGCCTTCGAGTACGCCCGCACGCACGGCCGCCGGCGCATCACGGCCGTCCACAAGGCGAACATCATGAAGCTCTCGGACGGTCTCTTCCTCGACTGCTTCCGCACGGTGGCGAAGGAATACGCGGACATCCAGGCCGACGACGTCATCGTGGACGCCGCGTGCATGAAGCTCGTCATGAACCCGAAGCAGTTCGACATGCTGCTGCTCGAAAACCTCTACGGCGACATCATCAGCGACCTCGCCTCCGGGCTCGTCGGCGGGCTCGGCATCACGCCCGGCGCCAACCTCGGAACGCAGTGCGCGGTGTTCGAGTCGGTGCACGGCTCGGCGCCCGACATCGCGGGCAAGGGCATCGCGAACCCCACCGCCCTTCTCCTCTCGGCGACCATGCTCCTCCGCCACATCGGCGAGGACGAACGCGCCGCGCGCATCGAGAAGGCCCTCAACGCCGCGATGGCCGACGGCAGCGCGAAGACGCGCGACGTCGGCGGGACCGCGACGACCGCCGCTTACGCCCAGGCGGTCATCGCCCGCCTCTGA
- a CDS encoding HlyC/CorC family transporter: MNDGLLLALYALCAIGSAFFSAAETAITSLTDSAVFRMKSEGRKGAERLERLRADLPKTLGTLLVGNTLVNAAAGSLGAGLAISAFGEKWGVLAATVLTTILLLVVSEVTPKTLAARRPEALAILFVGPVETFVRLLSPATIFFSAIARWILGPFGVGESADVTEADVKSVISLSREQGGLKREESDLLHAVLAFGDTPVRDAMVPGARIVSLDVASSFERVEAVCREHRYSRYPVTRGHEDEVIGVLHVKDLFDVTDADEATFDLSRYLRPAVFVPELKRAEDLLREMRRRRFHMAVVVAESGAVAGLVTLEDLIEQIVGDIFDEHDEPARPPVAEGTSLLVEGGYPLASLERDLAVSFDDPEAETVAGFLLRKFGRIPRAGARTRAGGVEFLIERATPRAIERVRILRPDAPRPADDADNRKATPS, from the coding sequence TTCTTCTCCGCGGCAGAAACCGCGATCACGTCCCTGACGGATTCGGCGGTCTTCCGCATGAAAAGCGAGGGCCGGAAGGGCGCCGAGCGCCTGGAGCGCCTGCGCGCGGACCTGCCGAAGACTCTGGGGACGCTCCTGGTCGGGAACACGCTCGTGAACGCGGCCGCCGGCTCCCTCGGCGCGGGCCTCGCGATCTCGGCCTTCGGCGAGAAGTGGGGTGTCCTCGCCGCAACCGTCCTCACGACGATCCTCCTCCTCGTCGTCTCGGAGGTCACGCCCAAGACGCTCGCCGCCCGCCGGCCCGAGGCGCTCGCCATCCTTTTCGTCGGCCCCGTCGAGACTTTCGTGAGGCTCCTGTCCCCCGCGACGATCTTCTTCTCGGCCATCGCCCGATGGATCCTCGGGCCGTTCGGCGTCGGGGAGTCCGCGGACGTCACCGAGGCGGACGTCAAGAGCGTCATCTCGCTCTCGCGCGAGCAGGGCGGTCTCAAGCGCGAGGAGAGCGACCTCCTGCACGCCGTTCTCGCGTTCGGCGACACGCCGGTACGCGACGCGATGGTGCCGGGGGCCCGGATCGTCTCGCTCGACGTCGCGTCGTCGTTCGAGCGGGTCGAGGCGGTCTGCCGCGAGCACCGTTACAGCCGCTACCCCGTCACGCGAGGCCACGAGGACGAGGTCATCGGGGTCCTCCACGTAAAGGACCTCTTCGACGTGACGGACGCCGACGAGGCGACCTTCGACCTTTCGCGCTACCTGCGGCCCGCCGTGTTCGTCCCCGAGCTGAAGCGCGCCGAGGACCTCCTGCGCGAGATGCGGCGCCGCCGCTTCCACATGGCGGTCGTCGTGGCCGAGAGCGGCGCCGTCGCCGGTCTCGTCACGCTGGAGGACCTCATCGAGCAGATCGTCGGAGACATCTTCGACGAGCACGACGAGCCCGCGCGGCCGCCCGTGGCCGAGGGGACCTCCCTGCTCGTCGAAGGAGGGTATCCTCTGGCCTCACTCGAGCGGGACCTCGCCGTCTCGTTCGACGACCCGGAGGCCGAGACGGTCGCCGGATTCCTCCTCCGCAAGTTCGGACGCATCCCCCGCGCGGGCGCTCGCACCCGCGCGGGCGGCGTCGAGTTCCTCATCGAGCGCGCCACTCCCCGGGCCATCGAGCGCGTTCGCATTCTCCGACCGGACGCGCCGCGGCCCGCGGACGACGCCGACAACCGAAAGGCGACCCCATCGTGA
- a CDS encoding (2Fe-2S)-binding protein, whose translation MPKVVFLNEGRRSEVAAGTTVLAAADALRVPIGRVCGGGGTCSTCRVEVVAGSENLSPIGENEIAYDLGPNVRLACQAHVLGDVGVRVLVIPRALVV comes from the coding sequence ATGCCGAAGGTCGTCTTCCTGAACGAGGGCCGCCGCTCCGAGGTGGCCGCCGGCACGACCGTCCTCGCGGCCGCCGACGCGCTGCGCGTCCCGATCGGCCGCGTCTGCGGCGGCGGGGGCACGTGCTCGACGTGCCGCGTCGAGGTCGTGGCCGGGTCCGAGAATCTCTCTCCAATCGGGGAGAACGAGATCGCCTACGACCTCGGACCGAACGTGCGACTCGCGTGCCAGGCGCATGTGCTCGGCGACGTCGGCGTCCGGGTCCTCGTGATCCCGCGCGCCCTGGTGGTGTGA